Within Butyrivibrio fibrisolvens, the genomic segment TGTGTCCTCTCCGGTGGCAATATGGACGTCATTACAATGTCTTCAGTTGTTCAGCAGGGACTTATCAGAAGAGACAGAATCTTTACAGTATCAGTTCTCCTTCCTGATAAACCGGGTGAACTGTCCAGAGTATCAGGAGTTATAGCCGAACTTGGTGGCAATGTAATCAAGTTAGAGCACAATCAGTTTGTATCAATAAACCGCAATGCTGCTGTAGAGCTGCGGATTACACTTGAAGCCTATGGTACTGAGCACAAGACTCAGATCATACAGGCGCTTGAGGAAAAGGGATATCGTCCCAGACTGGTTACTACCCAGATCTGAGGTATTCTTTCAAAGGTAGGTTTTTCCTATGACTAAGAGAAAAAACTTATCAAGACTATTAAAATGTTATTTGTTGATCACGGTCGCTTCCTTTCTCTACGGCATCGGTACGGCCATCTTTAGTGATCCTAATAATATTGCTCCCGGCGGATTTACCGGTGTAGCTATTGTACTTAACAGAATCGTACCTCTTGGTACAGGTGCATGGTTCCTTATTCTTAATATCCCTATTCTTGTATTGGGTACTTGGAAGTTTGGATGGCACTTTATATGTTCGACGCTGTATGCAACGGGTATGATATCGTTTTTTACCGATTTTATCGCAAGATATGGCAAGGCTTTTATAGTACATGATATGGTCCTTGCTTCGGTATTTGGAGGCCTTATGGCCGGAGTATCCATGGCGATAATATTCCAGCAAGGTGCTACAAGTGGCGGTTCTGATATAATCATTAAGCTCCTTAGACTTAAGTATCCGCATATCAAGACCGGTGGCCTTTTGTTTATAACAGATATCTTTGTAATATTTTTTGCTACACTTGTTATTAAAGATATACCTGCTTCGCTTTATGCATTTATTACTGTGTTTATTAATGGTATCGCTTTGGACAAAGTTCTGTATGGCAGTGATGAAGCCAAGCTTCTTTTCATCATATCCGACAGACATGCATCTATCACCAGAAGGCTTCTTAAGGAGCTTGATCTTGGTGTAACACACGTATATGGTCAGGGAGCCTTCTCTGGCAAAGACAAGAAGGTTATCATGTGCGTTGTAAGAATGAGAATATCGCCTCAGGCTCAGGAGATTGTCAAAGAAG encodes:
- a CDS encoding YitT family protein, which encodes MTKRKNLSRLLKCYLLITVASFLYGIGTAIFSDPNNIAPGGFTGVAIVLNRIVPLGTGAWFLILNIPILVLGTWKFGWHFICSTLYATGMISFFTDFIARYGKAFIVHDMVLASVFGGLMAGVSMAIIFQQGATSGGSDIIIKLLRLKYPHIKTGGLLFITDIFVIFFATLVIKDIPASLYAFITVFINGIALDKVLYGSDEAKLLFIISDRHASITRRLLKELDLGVTHVYGQGAFSGKDKKVIMCVVRMRISPQAQEIVKEEDPEAFMIITSATEIYGEGYKSYFDDKI